In a single window of the Cupriavidus sp. P-10 genome:
- a CDS encoding MFS transporter, protein MSQHSQFRLLGARRFAPFFWTQFLGAMNDNVFKVAFTSLVTYHTALFEGVDARSAAFLISAIFIAPFVLFSATSGQVADKMEKSRLIRLVKSLEIAIMVLGLAGFAWHSAPLLYAGTFLMGLHSTLFGPVKFAYLPQHLDESELVGGNGLVEMGTFVAILIGTLIGGELAGLQQGGTVVGPLYVGAVCVAIAVAGRVVSGRIPVSPAPQPELRINWNPFSETWRNLVLAHGNRTVFQSLLGISWLWFLGATFLTSFFSYAKDVLGGDQNVVTLLLAVFSLGIGTGSLLCERLSGRHVEVGLVPFGSIGMTVFAIDLYFASQGQPPGALTGIGGFLAEARHWRVLADLFLLAMFGGFYSVPLYALIQSRSAPTHRARIIAANNILNSFFMIAASLLGVAMALAGYSIPQLYLVVGLLNAVVAVYIYSLVPEFLLRFIAWILVHTLYRLRRVNAERIPADGPAVLVCNHVSFADAVVLMACSPRPVRFVMDYRIFSVPLLSWFFRQARAIPIAPAHEHPDMLKRAYDSVAQALEEGDLVCIFPEGKITATGEINPFRQGVQQIIRRTPVPVVPMALRGLWGSFFSRKDAPAMSRPFRRGILNRLELVVGEPVPPEAATPEGLQQMVQALRGDWR, encoded by the coding sequence ATGAGCCAACACAGCCAGTTCCGACTGCTCGGCGCGCGCCGCTTCGCCCCCTTTTTCTGGACCCAGTTCCTGGGGGCGATGAACGACAACGTCTTCAAGGTCGCCTTCACCTCGCTGGTGACCTACCACACGGCGCTGTTCGAGGGCGTGGACGCGCGCAGCGCCGCCTTCCTGATCTCGGCCATCTTTATCGCGCCGTTCGTGCTGTTCTCAGCCACCAGCGGGCAGGTCGCCGACAAGATGGAGAAGTCGCGCCTGATCCGGCTGGTGAAGTCGCTGGAAATCGCCATCATGGTGCTTGGCCTGGCCGGCTTTGCCTGGCACAGCGCGCCGCTGCTCTACGCCGGCACCTTCCTGATGGGGCTGCATTCGACGCTGTTCGGGCCGGTCAAGTTTGCCTACCTGCCGCAGCACCTGGATGAAAGCGAGCTGGTCGGCGGCAACGGGCTGGTCGAGATGGGCACCTTTGTCGCGATCCTGATCGGCACGCTGATCGGCGGCGAGCTGGCAGGATTGCAGCAGGGCGGCACGGTGGTGGGGCCGCTGTATGTCGGCGCCGTGTGCGTGGCGATCGCCGTGGCGGGGCGAGTCGTGTCGGGCCGGATCCCGGTGTCGCCAGCGCCCCAGCCGGAACTGCGCATCAACTGGAATCCTTTTTCCGAGACCTGGCGCAACCTGGTGCTGGCGCACGGCAATCGCACGGTATTCCAGAGCCTGCTCGGGATTTCGTGGCTGTGGTTCCTGGGCGCGACCTTCCTGACCTCCTTCTTCAGCTATGCCAAGGACGTGCTGGGCGGCGACCAGAATGTGGTCACGCTGCTGCTGGCGGTGTTCTCGCTGGGCATCGGCACCGGCTCGCTGCTGTGCGAGCGGCTGTCCGGGCGCCATGTGGAAGTCGGGCTGGTGCCGTTCGGCTCGATCGGCATGACGGTGTTCGCCATCGACCTGTACTTTGCCAGCCAGGGGCAGCCACCGGGCGCGCTCACCGGCATCGGCGGCTTCCTGGCCGAGGCGCGCCACTGGCGCGTGCTGGCCGACCTGTTCCTGCTGGCGATGTTCGGCGGCTTCTACAGCGTGCCGCTGTACGCGCTGATCCAGAGCCGCAGCGCGCCCACGCACCGCGCGCGCATCATCGCCGCCAACAACATCCTGAACAGCTTCTTCATGATCGCGGCGTCGCTGTTGGGCGTGGCGATGGCGCTGGCCGGCTACAGCATCCCGCAGCTGTATCTGGTGGTGGGGCTGCTCAATGCGGTGGTGGCGGTCTATATCTACTCGCTGGTGCCGGAATTCCTGCTGCGTTTTATCGCCTGGATCCTGGTCCACACCCTGTACCGGCTGCGCCGCGTGAACGCCGAGCGCATTCCCGCCGACGGCCCGGCGGTGCTGGTCTGCAACCATGTCAGCTTTGCCGATGCGGTGGTGCTGATGGCATGCAGCCCGCGCCCGGTGCGCTTCGTGATGGACTACCGCATCTTCAGCGTGCCGCTGCTGTCGTGGTTCTTCCGCCAGGCCCGCGCAATCCCGATCGCGCCCGCGCACGAACACCCGGACATGCTCAAGCGCGCGTATGACAGCGTGGCGCAGGCACTGGAGGAGGGCGACCTGGTCTGTATCTTCCCGGAGGGCAAGATCACCGCCACCGGCGAGATCAACCCGTTCCGCCAGGGCGTGCAGCAGATCATCCGCCGCACGCCGGTGCCGGTGGTGCCGATGGCGCTGCGCGGGCTGTGGGGCAGCTTCTTCTCCCGCAAGGACGCACCGGCGATGTCGCGGCCGTTCCGCCGCGGCATCCTGAACCGGCTGGAACTGGTGGTGGGCGAGCCGGTGCCGCCTGAGGCGGCCACGCCTGAGGGGCTCCAGCAGATGGTGCAGGCCCTGCGCGGCGACTGGCGCTGA
- a CDS encoding glutathione S-transferase C-terminal domain-containing protein, which yields MITLYTFGPAFGLPDASPFVTKAEMLLKLAGLPYQARPGSLRRAPKGKLPYLDDMGRVVADSTMIRWHIEKTYHIDFDAGLSPAERGIAWAAEKLMEDHLYWAVARVRWLDQANFDKGPAQFFRGVPAPVRGLAERLVRYKVKKTLWGQGLGRHSEEELVALASKGVTSIADILGDKRYLMGDKPCGADATLFAFAGSLLCPTFDTPIRTAAEGHANLVAYMERMRAEFYPEFAPETAAA from the coding sequence ATGATCACGCTCTATACCTTCGGCCCGGCCTTCGGGCTGCCTGACGCCAGCCCCTTCGTCACCAAGGCAGAGATGCTGCTCAAGCTCGCCGGCCTGCCATATCAGGCGCGCCCCGGCAGCCTGCGGCGAGCGCCCAAGGGCAAGCTGCCGTACCTCGACGACATGGGCCGGGTCGTGGCGGATTCGACCATGATCCGCTGGCATATCGAGAAGACCTACCACATCGACTTCGACGCCGGCCTGAGCCCGGCCGAGCGCGGCATCGCCTGGGCCGCCGAGAAGCTGATGGAAGACCACCTGTACTGGGCGGTGGCGCGGGTGCGCTGGCTCGACCAGGCCAATTTCGATAAAGGGCCGGCGCAGTTCTTCCGCGGCGTGCCGGCGCCGGTGCGCGGCCTGGCCGAGCGGCTGGTGCGCTACAAGGTCAAGAAGACGCTGTGGGGGCAGGGGCTGGGCCGGCACAGCGAGGAAGAACTGGTGGCACTGGCCAGCAAGGGCGTGACCTCGATCGCCGACATCCTGGGCGACAAGCGCTACCTGATGGGCGACAAGCCATGCGGCGCCGACGCCACGCTGTTTGCCTTCGCCGGCAGCCTGCTGTGCCCCACGTTCGACACGCCGATCCGCACCGCGGCGGAAGGGCACGCCAACCTGGTGGCCTATATGGAACGGATGCGGGCGGAGTTCTACCCCGAATTCGCACCGGAAACCGCGGCGGCCTGA